The DNA segment GCGAAGGGCGCCGTGACCGTCGACGCCTCGCCCCAGCCCCGGCCCGAGGCGGAGGCGGCGGCCGAGGACGACGCGAAGGCCGACGAGAAGAAGGAGGGCGTCCACTGGGGGTACGAGGGCGCCGACGGTCCCGCGAACTGGGCGACCCTCTCCGAGGACTTCGAGAAGTGCGAGACGGGCAAGGAGCAGTCCCCGATCGACCTGGACGACGACAAGGCGGTCGACGCGCCGGTGAACACGGCCGTCACCATCGACTACCGGCCCGTCACGGCCGAGCTGGTCAACAACGGCCACACCGTCCAGGCGAACGTCTCCGAGGGCGGCCGGATCGTCCTCGACGGCACCGCGTACGACCTCAAGCAGTTCCACTTCCACCTCCCGAGCGAGCACACCGAGGACGGTGAGCACGCCGAGATGGAGGTCCACTTCGTGCACGCGGACAAGGACGGGAAACTCGCCGTCGTCGGCGTGCTGATGGAGCAGGACTCCGACGACGGGAACGGCGAGAGCGACAACGGCGGCAGCGGCGGCCACGACGACAGGTCGCCCTTCGGTGACCTGTTCGCGAAGCTGCCCGCCGAGGAGGGCGCCACCGTGAAGATCGGCACGGCCTTCGACCTCACCGCGTTCCTTCCCGACGACCGCGACCAGTACCGGTACGACGGCTCCCTCACCACCCCGGCCTGTGCCGAGGGCGTCAAGTGGACCGTGCTGAAGGACGAGATCGCCGTCGCGGCGAACGAGGTGGCCGCCTACAAGGAACTGTTCCCGAAGAGCAACCGGCCGACCCAGCCGCTGAACGACCGCGAGGTCACGGTCGTGGAGGACTGACCTCGCGGTTCCGGGATCCGGGGGCAGGGGCCGCGCAGCGGAGTCCGCGCACCGGGGGCCCAGGATCCCGTACGACGTCCCGCGCACCCGTGAGGTGCGCGGGACGTCCGCGCTCCGCCCCCGGCCCGCCTCCTGTCCCCGGCGCCCCCTCAACCGGCAGCGTCGGTCGGCGCCCCCGTCAACCGCCGGCGGCGGCACGGGCGTTGACCCGCCCCGGGCGCACCAGCAGAATGAGCGCGCCACCCGCTTGAGAGCGCTCTCAACGCGCCGCTCCCCGCGTGCCCCCACACTCCGGTACGCGCACCGCACCCCTCCGAAGGAGACCCATGACCGGCAGACAAGGCAGCCCGGCGGTCAGCCGCCGCACCCTCCTCGGCACCGGCCTCGGGGCCGCCGCGGCGCTCACCGTCGCCGGCGCGGGCCCGTCCCACGCGGCGTCCGGGGCGGCACCGGGGCCGTCCGGGAGCACGGCCCGACGGCGTGGACAGGCCTTCCTCGCCGCCGCCATGGACGCCTACCCCGACCACGGCACCGTCCGGCTGACCCAGAGCTACACCGACCAGGCGGGCCTGTTCAGCACGGCCTTCACCTACGACAACGCGCTCGCGGTCCTCGCCCACCTCGCCGTGGGCACGGCGGACGGCCGGGCCAGGGCGGTGGCGCTCGGGGACGCGCTGATCTACGCCCAGGAGCACGACCCGGCGTACGACGACGGCCGGCTGCGCCAGGCGTACAACGTCGGGCCGTACGTCTACTACGACGGCGTACCGCAGCCGGACGGGTTCGTGCGGGCGGACGGGACGGCCAACGTCGGCACCCAGTTCGGGTTCACGGGGACGGCCGTGGGCGACATGGCCTGGGCGGGGATCGCGCTGAGCGCGCTGGCCCGGCGGACCGGGGCCCGGCGGTTCCTCGCCGCGGCGGTGCGGATCGGGGAGTGGATCGAGCGGACCGGCCGTACCGACGAGCCCCTCGGCGGCTACAAGTTCGGCGTGAACGGGGCGAACGAGAGACTGCCGTTCACCTCGACCGAGCACAACACCGACCTGGTCTGCCTGTTCGGGCGCCTCGCCCGGCTCACCGGCGACCGGGTGTGGGGCGAGCGCCGGGCGCGGGCCGAGGCGTTCGTGCGCCGGATGTGGGAGCCGCCCCAGGGGCGGGGGTCGTCGTCCGGGGGGTTCTTCTACACCGGCACCAACGACGGTGTCACCGTCAACAAGTCGCCGATCCCCGAGGACACCCAGACCTGGACCCATCTCGCGCTCGACTCGGAGCGCCACTCCCGCTCGCTCGACTGGGCGGCCCGCGAACTGGCCGTCCTCGACCACGCCGAGCGCCGCAACAGCACGGTCCCGGCCGGGCAGTCGTACGAGGGTGTCACCTTCAGCTCCGCCAGTCTGCTGGCGAACGAGGACGCGCCCATCGCCGAGTTCCAGCCCAGGCCGAACCGCAACGGCGTCTGGT comes from the Streptomyces griseiscabiei genome and includes:
- a CDS encoding Tat pathway signal sequence domain protein, which encodes MTGRQGSPAVSRRTLLGTGLGAAAALTVAGAGPSHAASGAAPGPSGSTARRRGQAFLAAAMDAYPDHGTVRLTQSYTDQAGLFSTAFTYDNALAVLAHLAVGTADGRARAVALGDALIYAQEHDPAYDDGRLRQAYNVGPYVYYDGVPQPDGFVRADGTANVGTQFGFTGTAVGDMAWAGIALSALARRTGARRFLAAAVRIGEWIERTGRTDEPLGGYKFGVNGANERLPFTSTEHNTDLVCLFGRLARLTGDRVWGERRARAEAFVRRMWEPPQGRGSSSGGFFYTGTNDGVTVNKSPIPEDTQTWTHLALDSERHSRSLDWAARELAVLDHAERRNSTVPAGQSYEGVTFSSASLLANEDAPIAEFQPRPNRNGVWFEGTAHLALALRDRGARGDERSARRLLASLERAQDLLGTDQTVGGRALPARSGVVSASSPLDTGFGFGYYPYRHTGATAWYLMAAVRSNPLRA
- a CDS encoding carbonic anhydrase codes for the protein MSSRVIRTAALAGVTALTLLTVTSCAGGDGGTEAKGAVTVDASPQPRPEAEAAAEDDAKADEKKEGVHWGYEGADGPANWATLSEDFEKCETGKEQSPIDLDDDKAVDAPVNTAVTIDYRPVTAELVNNGHTVQANVSEGGRIVLDGTAYDLKQFHFHLPSEHTEDGEHAEMEVHFVHADKDGKLAVVGVLMEQDSDDGNGESDNGGSGGHDDRSPFGDLFAKLPAEEGATVKIGTAFDLTAFLPDDRDQYRYDGSLTTPACAEGVKWTVLKDEIAVAANEVAAYKELFPKSNRPTQPLNDREVTVVED